A single genomic interval of Clostridium facile harbors:
- the trmB gene encoding tRNA (guanosine(46)-N7)-methyltransferase TrmB: protein MRIRTKPWARPELYACDYFIEQPEQCKGKWNQLFSKNQPLHLELGCGKGVFISELAYQNPNINYLAVDISMDILGVARRNVAQIFGETPVENLKLTSFNIEYIDGVLNQQDAIQRIYIYFCNPWSKKRHKKRRLTHTRQLLKYREFLADNGEIYFKTDDDELFEESFEYFEQAGFEIVYQTRDLHHSDYPEDLLTTEHEIKFTEQGIPTKFLLARKTNLPQL, encoded by the coding sequence ATGAGAATTCGGACAAAACCTTGGGCTCGCCCAGAACTCTATGCTTGCGATTATTTTATTGAACAGCCAGAGCAATGCAAGGGAAAATGGAACCAGCTGTTTTCCAAAAATCAACCATTGCACTTGGAACTGGGATGTGGAAAAGGGGTATTTATCTCCGAGTTGGCTTATCAAAACCCAAATATCAATTATCTTGCAGTGGATATTAGCATGGATATTTTAGGGGTTGCCCGCCGGAATGTTGCTCAAATTTTTGGAGAAACTCCTGTAGAGAATTTAAAATTGACTTCTTTTAATATTGAATATATTGATGGAGTATTAAACCAACAGGATGCCATTCAGCGGATTTATATTTATTTTTGCAATCCCTGGAGCAAAAAACGCCATAAAAAACGCCGCTTAACCCATACCCGTCAGCTCTTAAAATACCGTGAGTTTTTAGCGGATAATGGAGAAATTTATTTTAAAACAGATGATGACGAATTATTTGAGGAATCCTTTGAGTATTTTGAACAGGCTGGATTTGAAATTGTTTACCAAACAAGGGATTTGCACCATAGCGATTACCCGGAGGATTTATTAACTACCGAACATGAAATAAAATTTACAGAGCAGGGGATTCCCACGAAATTTTTACTTGCCCGTAAAACAAACTTACCACAATTGTAA
- the glmS gene encoding glutamine--fructose-6-phosphate transaminase (isomerizing), with translation MCGIVGYVGKQNATDVLIDGLRKLEYRGYDSAGIAVFENHKIVIEKAKGRLDNLEQKMEETHRPTGHCGIGHTRWATHGEPSDVNSHPHGNERVTIVHNGIIENYQQLKEKLEHRGYSFLSETDTESVAKLLDYYYSGDPIETLQKVISAIQGSYALGVMFKDNPGTIYAIRKESPLIVGVGKGENFIASDVPAIIKYTKDYYLLDENEIAVLTQDSVHVYDLDGEEIQKELHTANWDVEAAEKGGYPHFMIKEIHEQPSAFRNTVSPRIIDGLPDLQLENLSDEQLKTIERIHIVACGTAMHAGMVGKYVIEEMARIPVDVDVASEFRYRNPILGKNDLVVIISQSGETADTLAALRLAKQQGVPTLAIVNVVGSSIAREADSVCYTWAGPEIAVASTKAYMVQLSVMYLLAAKFSQLKGTLSENEVRSFCGKLMEIPDLLETVLEQADNCQYFASKFQNARDLFFIGRGVDYSLSLEGSLKLKEISYIHSEAYAAGELKHGTISLITDEVPVVAIATQQALYEKMISNVKEVKARGAKVLLICREDAPEQKDITSYQLRIPLVDDILMPLLTTVPLQLFAYYTAVLRGCDVDKPRNLAKSVTVE, from the coding sequence ATGTGCGGCATCGTAGGATATGTTGGCAAACAGAATGCCACTGACGTATTAATAGATGGATTAAGAAAATTGGAGTACCGGGGATATGACTCCGCCGGTATTGCTGTATTTGAGAATCATAAAATCGTAATTGAAAAAGCAAAAGGTCGTTTGGATAACCTAGAACAGAAAATGGAAGAAACCCACCGCCCTACTGGACACTGTGGGATTGGCCATACCCGTTGGGCAACCCATGGGGAACCATCTGATGTAAACTCCCATCCACACGGAAATGAAAGAGTTACTATTGTCCATAATGGGATTATTGAGAACTATCAACAATTAAAGGAAAAGCTGGAACACAGAGGGTATAGCTTCCTCTCCGAAACAGACACTGAAAGTGTTGCAAAATTATTGGATTATTATTACAGTGGTGATCCAATCGAAACCCTACAAAAGGTAATTTCTGCGATTCAGGGCTCCTACGCTTTGGGAGTGATGTTTAAGGATAATCCAGGGACAATTTACGCGATCCGTAAAGAAAGCCCATTGATTGTAGGAGTTGGTAAAGGGGAGAATTTCATTGCGTCCGATGTTCCTGCAATCATCAAATACACCAAAGATTATTATCTACTGGATGAAAATGAAATTGCTGTTTTAACTCAGGATAGCGTTCATGTTTATGATCTTGATGGGGAAGAAATCCAAAAAGAACTACACACTGCGAATTGGGATGTAGAGGCAGCTGAAAAAGGCGGTTATCCTCACTTTATGATTAAGGAAATCCATGAGCAACCTTCTGCGTTCCGCAATACGGTATCCCCACGGATTATTGATGGGCTACCTGATTTACAATTGGAAAATTTATCGGATGAACAGCTGAAAACAATTGAGCGGATCCATATTGTAGCTTGTGGCACCGCAATGCACGCAGGCATGGTAGGGAAGTATGTGATAGAAGAAATGGCACGTATTCCTGTTGATGTGGATGTAGCTTCTGAGTTCCGTTACCGCAATCCGATTTTAGGCAAAAATGATTTAGTAGTTATTATTTCACAATCCGGTGAAACTGCAGACACTCTGGCAGCGTTAAGGCTTGCCAAACAACAAGGGGTTCCTACATTAGCAATTGTCAACGTAGTTGGTTCCTCCATTGCAAGGGAAGCAGATAGCGTTTGCTATACCTGGGCTGGTCCAGAAATCGCTGTGGCAAGCACAAAAGCCTATATGGTTCAGCTGAGTGTGATGTATCTGCTGGCAGCGAAGTTCTCCCAGTTAAAAGGGACATTATCCGAAAATGAAGTACGAAGTTTTTGCGGTAAACTGATGGAAATTCCGGATTTACTGGAGACCGTCTTAGAACAGGCAGACAATTGCCAATACTTTGCAAGTAAATTCCAAAACGCACGGGATCTGTTCTTCATTGGACGTGGTGTGGATTATTCCTTGTCATTGGAAGGTTCCTTAAAATTAAAGGAAATCTCTTATATCCACAGCGAGGCTTACGCTGCTGGTGAACTGAAACATGGAACGATTTCGTTGATTACAGATGAAGTCCCAGTGGTGGCCATTGCGACCCAACAGGCGTTGTATGAAAAAATGATCAGCAATGTAAAAGAGGTAAAGGCACGTGGGGCGAAAGTATTACTCATCTGTCGGGAAGATGCTCCAGAGCAAAAGGATATTACTTCCTATCAGCTGAGAATCCCTCTGGTAGATGATATTTTGATGCCATTGTTGACTACCGTTCCACTCCAGCTTTTTGCTTATTATACCGCTGTATTACGTGGCTGTGATGTGGATAAACCAAGAAACTTAGCAAAATCTGTTACAGTAGAATAA
- a CDS encoding cupin domain-containing protein has product MNLFASPKEILPQEQVEELVCSKSVRIEKIVSQGHRSPSGFWYDQTEDEWVSVLQGNAVIQFEDHEICLQPGDSLLIPAHQKHRVAETSVEPNCIWLCVFGNLTK; this is encoded by the coding sequence ATGAACTTGTTTGCGTCACCAAAAGAAATTTTGCCACAGGAACAGGTGGAAGAACTGGTTTGTTCAAAAAGTGTTCGGATCGAAAAAATTGTTTCGCAAGGACATCGTTCTCCCAGTGGATTTTGGTACGATCAAACAGAGGATGAATGGGTTTCTGTATTACAAGGGAACGCTGTGATTCAGTTTGAGGACCATGAAATTTGTTTGCAGCCAGGGGACAGTTTGTTGATTCCCGCCCATCAGAAACACCGTGTTGCGGAAACTTCAGTAGAGCCAAATTGCATTTGGCTCTGTGTATTTGGAAATTTGACGAAATAA
- a CDS encoding AraC family transcriptional regulator has protein sequence MNLLPFHLGYAVSEEQQETCINQFKNKISNFGTKDFSPILTIFHPSWVHTKIHQHPFFEFLYLYKGNLTTIVDGESLDLVEGDLCLMNLNAKHQIFQGDNTKDVAFNLLVLPEVFQDCFLTITHSSSFISSFFQETFQYQMKSQNYLLFHRDSQECIYETILQLMITCEHSSRTNKNELLLGLFSTLLTELTYQYQRFATLGDPENRTGRDIHEIIQYITEHSNQINLSSLAEHFNYAPAYLSRMIKQYCGQSFSDILLNIRLTQAAQNLIETDDSIQAIMYSIGYTNSTWFIRKFRNKYGFTPKDYRKQHQ, from the coding sequence TTGAATTTATTACCATTCCATCTTGGCTATGCAGTATCAGAAGAACAGCAGGAAACCTGCATTAATCAATTTAAAAATAAAATATCCAATTTTGGGACCAAAGATTTTTCTCCTATATTGACAATTTTTCATCCTTCCTGGGTACATACCAAAATCCACCAACATCCTTTTTTTGAATTTTTGTATCTTTATAAAGGAAATTTAACTACTATTGTGGATGGGGAATCACTTGATTTGGTCGAAGGAGACTTATGTTTAATGAATTTGAATGCGAAACATCAGATTTTTCAAGGAGATAATACAAAGGATGTTGCGTTTAACCTTTTGGTTCTTCCAGAAGTATTCCAAGACTGTTTTCTCACTATTACTCATTCTTCTTCATTTATATCGTCTTTTTTCCAGGAAACATTTCAATATCAGATGAAATCCCAGAATTATCTTCTGTTCCATCGGGACAGCCAGGAGTGTATTTATGAAACAATCCTTCAACTTATGATTACCTGCGAACATTCTTCCAGAACAAACAAAAATGAATTATTATTGGGTTTATTTTCAACTTTGCTTACCGAATTGACCTATCAATATCAAAGATTTGCAACGTTAGGGGATCCTGAAAATAGGACTGGGAGGGACATTCATGAAATAATACAGTATATCACAGAGCATTCCAACCAGATTAACCTATCCAGTTTAGCGGAACATTTTAACTATGCGCCGGCTTATCTATCTCGGATGATTAAACAATATTGTGGACAGAGCTTTTCTGATATTCTATTAAATATCAGGCTTACACAAGCTGCCCAAAATTTAATTGAAACGGATGACTCCATCCAAGCTATTATGTACTCGATTGGTTATACAAATTCTACTTGGTTTATTCGTAAATTCAGAAATAAATATGGATTTACTCCAAAGGATTACCGAAAGCAACATCAATAA
- a CDS encoding glycosyl hydrolase: protein MKQKKLSKLLAVVLGISLVASCMASSVSAIGSADTAQDSFIQKMNDKFQDPELDYHPEARWWLAEGSHTDETLKESIHELYNNGFGAVEFVTLDESAYLDDATYAWGSEEWIHDTHVIMEECNKLGMGVSFTSGTNWATANLTNITPDDESASQELSYKTVELSAGETFNSVLPTPELPEDVTKLKFVKVIAAKRAEPGSNQLVEDSLTDISDQVIANGDGTWNINYTAPDDGDYILFGFWQHGTGESRKPAVTGKSYTINYFDKAGTNALIQYWDENVLTDEMKSLIKENGDVSMYMDSLELGTRGKDSTKNLWCTDFLEQFEQRCGYDASKYLPILIMSSGGGFGSVPAYPYTLAENEEKCDGIRNDLFQVNTELYMDNCLDVLTEWLHGLGMTLRAENSYGQLLEISQPIKSLDYVETESLEFGVEMDSYRSQAGGAHLYNKLFSSETGAILGGNYKNNNHYFRQMFYTQFAAGIQRTVVHGYSSEYGPEQNVQWPGYEGMGKQFAERFNKRQPNAIDYPEVMGEHITRLQKVLREGVPQMDLGILRTDYNLNNGIWNSDIADSAFHRQDGYYWRDQTLQNAGYTYDYFSPYLLQDSDISYADGLVQPDGPAYQALLIYQEEMPYESAQTLLQWAKNGLPIVIVEGETTEIIAGKNSVTKINHGGAITTGCNDGKDAELAQVMDEIKSLDNVAAVQTQEEAYDALIGLGVHPRAEYTESNQTLLSVMRKDDDASYLYLYNYMYENPDNYYTGQVAVDGIYQPYVLDTWSGNIEEINNCSYQDGKTILDVNLAPGEVMVFALDPNNQVENSVISSKNVQKSIMENGSNILYIPESGTASVQYADGKTYSTNVEVPEDIPLSTWDVTIQSWEPGDKITRSETRNGITTTEATYTTNKVDIHVGETELIPWKDMQQVGPEVSGVGTYTTTFNLPENWNVKTNGLEFCADSFCGGTAAIFVNGTQVPVDMDSCIADISDYVQLGENTIQVRVTSSLRNRMIEQQYSGWMGEMQPDNYGMTGDVVLQTYTKVATVNKGILNSVIAYAESAKASSEYDNAIESVQKSFDEALTNAKVVAENMYASQQEIDSAWIDLLNEIHKLGFTAGDKTELDQLIAAAEKIDLDKYVETGKTEFITALKEAQKVYQDGDAMQAEINEVADNLLNTMLNLRYKADKSILEEVLAAANNLDATTYTAESYSALIAAVAEANTVMDNENATQDEVDVAVANIQKAMDDLVTVEDTTTEIPSIEAVDGNTIQTGQETITAKTNAAKTGDFAPIAGLAAITLAGAALLFTRRKK from the coding sequence TTGAAACAGAAAAAATTGAGTAAATTGTTGGCTGTTGTATTGGGGATTTCCCTGGTAGCCAGCTGTATGGCATCCTCTGTATCCGCAATTGGGTCCGCAGATACTGCACAGGATAGCTTTATCCAAAAAATGAATGATAAGTTCCAAGACCCTGAGTTGGATTACCATCCAGAAGCAAGGTGGTGGCTAGCGGAAGGTTCTCATACAGACGAAACCCTGAAAGAATCCATCCATGAATTATATAACAATGGCTTTGGTGCAGTAGAATTTGTTACCTTAGATGAATCCGCTTACTTGGATGATGCCACTTATGCGTGGGGCTCTGAAGAATGGATTCATGACACCCATGTTATTATGGAAGAATGCAATAAGCTAGGAATGGGTGTCAGCTTTACTTCCGGAACAAACTGGGCAACTGCAAACTTAACCAACATTACCCCAGATGATGAATCTGCTTCCCAGGAATTAAGCTACAAAACAGTGGAACTTTCTGCTGGGGAAACATTTAATAGTGTTTTACCTACTCCAGAATTGCCAGAAGACGTTACAAAACTAAAATTCGTCAAGGTAATTGCTGCGAAGAGAGCAGAACCTGGTTCCAACCAATTGGTTGAGGATTCCCTCACAGATATTTCTGACCAAGTTATTGCCAATGGAGACGGAACCTGGAATATCAATTACACAGCCCCAGATGATGGAGACTATATCCTATTTGGATTCTGGCAACATGGTACAGGCGAATCCCGTAAACCAGCTGTAACAGGAAAATCCTATACCATTAACTATTTTGATAAAGCGGGCACAAACGCATTAATCCAATATTGGGATGAAAATGTACTAACTGATGAGATGAAATCTCTTATTAAAGAAAATGGCGATGTTTCCATGTATATGGATTCCTTGGAATTAGGAACCAGAGGAAAAGATTCCACCAAAAACCTTTGGTGTACTGATTTTCTAGAACAATTTGAACAACGCTGTGGCTATGATGCCAGCAAATATCTCCCTATTTTGATTATGTCCAGCGGAGGAGGATTTGGCTCTGTCCCTGCTTATCCATATACTTTGGCGGAAAATGAAGAAAAATGTGATGGTATACGCAACGATTTGTTCCAAGTAAATACAGAACTGTATATGGATAATTGCTTAGATGTATTGACAGAATGGCTTCACGGATTGGGGATGACACTCCGTGCGGAAAACTCCTATGGTCAATTATTAGAAATTTCCCAGCCGATTAAATCTCTGGATTATGTAGAAACAGAATCTTTGGAATTTGGTGTAGAAATGGATAGTTATCGTTCCCAGGCAGGCGGTGCCCATCTTTACAACAAACTGTTCTCTAGCGAAACGGGCGCAATCTTAGGTGGAAACTACAAAAACAACAACCATTATTTCCGACAGATGTTCTATACTCAATTTGCAGCCGGAATCCAGAGAACAGTTGTACATGGCTATTCCTCCGAATATGGACCAGAACAAAATGTACAATGGCCAGGTTATGAAGGTATGGGGAAACAATTTGCAGAACGTTTTAATAAACGCCAACCAAACGCCATTGATTACCCAGAAGTAATGGGGGAACATATTACAAGATTGCAAAAAGTCCTGCGTGAAGGGGTTCCACAGATGGACTTGGGTATTTTAAGGACGGATTATAACCTGAATAACGGTATTTGGAACAGTGATATTGCTGACTCCGCATTCCATCGCCAAGATGGCTATTACTGGAGAGACCAGACATTACAGAATGCTGGCTATACTTATGATTATTTCTCCCCTTATCTACTACAGGATAGTGATATCTCCTATGCGGATGGGTTAGTTCAGCCAGATGGTCCAGCATATCAGGCTTTACTGATTTACCAAGAAGAAATGCCTTACGAAAGCGCACAAACTTTATTACAATGGGCAAAAAATGGCTTGCCAATAGTAATTGTAGAAGGGGAAACTACTGAAATCATCGCAGGCAAAAACTCTGTAACGAAAATAAACCATGGCGGTGCTATTACTACAGGATGCAATGATGGAAAAGATGCGGAATTAGCCCAAGTAATGGATGAAATCAAATCTTTAGATAATGTTGCAGCTGTACAAACACAGGAAGAAGCCTATGATGCTTTAATCGGTTTGGGTGTTCATCCACGTGCGGAATACACCGAATCTAACCAGACATTGCTCTCAGTTATGCGGAAGGACGACGATGCAAGCTATTTGTATTTATACAACTACATGTATGAAAATCCTGATAACTACTATACTGGACAAGTAGCGGTAGATGGCATTTACCAGCCATATGTGCTGGATACTTGGAGCGGAAACATTGAGGAAATCAACAATTGCTCTTATCAAGATGGAAAAACCATCCTGGATGTCAACTTAGCTCCTGGTGAAGTAATGGTATTCGCTTTAGATCCCAACAACCAAGTTGAAAATTCAGTAATTTCTTCAAAAAATGTACAGAAATCAATCATGGAAAATGGTTCTAATATCTTATATATTCCAGAGAGCGGAACAGCTTCAGTTCAATACGCAGATGGGAAAACATATTCAACCAACGTGGAAGTTCCAGAAGATATCCCACTAAGCACCTGGGATGTTACCATACAATCTTGGGAACCTGGTGATAAAATTACCCGCAGTGAAACCAGAAATGGAATTACAACCACCGAAGCAACCTATACCACAAATAAAGTGGATATCCATGTAGGGGAAACCGAATTAATTCCATGGAAAGACATGCAACAGGTTGGCCCAGAAGTATCCGGTGTTGGTACTTATACTACTACCTTTAACCTTCCGGAAAACTGGAATGTAAAAACAAATGGATTAGAATTTTGCGCGGATTCCTTCTGTGGAGGAACAGCAGCAATCTTTGTGAATGGAACTCAAGTTCCAGTGGATATGGACAGTTGCATTGCTGATATTTCAGACTATGTACAACTTGGAGAAAATACTATCCAGGTAAGAGTAACCAGCAGTTTACGTAACAGAATGATTGAGCAGCAGTACTCCGGCTGGATGGGTGAAATGCAACCAGATAACTATGGTATGACAGGAGATGTAGTTTTACAAACTTATACCAAAGTGGCAACAGTAAATAAAGGTATCTTAAATTCTGTCATTGCCTATGCGGAAAGCGCAAAAGCAAGTAGCGAATATGACAACGCTATTGAAAGCGTACAAAAATCCTTCGATGAGGCACTGACAAATGCGAAAGTTGTTGCCGAGAATATGTATGCTTCTCAACAAGAAATAGATTCCGCATGGATAGACTTATTGAATGAAATTCATAAACTAGGTTTTACCGCAGGGGATAAAACAGAATTGGACCAACTAATTGCAGCAGCGGAAAAGATTGACCTGGATAAATATGTAGAAACAGGTAAAACGGAATTTATCACAGCATTGAAAGAAGCACAAAAAGTCTATCAAGATGGCGATGCTATGCAGGCAGAAATTAATGAAGTGGCAGATAATCTGCTGAATACAATGCTCAATCTGAGATACAAAGCGGATAAATCCATCCTGGAAGAAGTATTGGCAGCAGCCAATAATCTGGACGCAACTACATACACAGCAGAATCCTACAGTGCATTAATAGCAGCAGTAGCAGAAGCCAACACAGTAATGGATAACGAAAACGCAACTCAGGATGAAGTAGATGTAGCGGTAGCGAATATACAAAAAGCAATGGATGACCTAGTAACAGTAGAGGACACAACAACAGAAATACCATCTATAGAAGCTGTAGATGGAAATACGATCCAGACAGGACAGGAAACCATAACTGCCAAAACGAACGCAGCAAAAACAGGGGACTTTGCACCAATCGCAGGATTGGCAGCAATCACTTTAGCAGGAGCAGCGCTATTGTTTACCCGCAGAAAAAAATAA
- a CDS encoding glycosyl hydrolase — translation MFTITPDEETAAQELGYQTVELKAGEHFNGILPKVSLTPYATKMKLIKVISAKKVNVDTNGITYLSEESLTDVTSQATQNQDGEWTIDYTTPEDGEYTLFVFWQYGTSQTAAPAVSTAFTINYYSKQGSNALINYWDEHVLTPEFKESIQKNGHVQMYMDSLELEPHGEDTTGNLWCEDYLEQFHTRRGYDLSLYLPLLIMEGYARMDNTNYIYELDGNNDTPQKIRNDQYQTNTELYSQNCLEVLADWLHSFDMTLRAENSYGTLLEISQPIAYLDHVETESLEFNGEIESFRSQAGGAHLYDKVYSSETAAVTGGNYWDNNNTYRQLFYTQFASGIQKTMTHGYAAAYGPEEHCSWPGFEGMSDLFGNRFNKRQPASTDYNELWAHINRIQTVLRQGVPQMDLGILRTDYNFECSLIRRGFRSGDQYSEVVKEYANNDMRNQTAYYWKDLTLQNAGYTYDYFSPYLLQDEAITCKNGLVQADGVAYQALLIYQEEMPLDSAKVLLDWAKKGMPLVIVTGSTEERTRYDVTKYNKSAAITTGSLDGKDGELAEVMAQIKAQPTVACVDSEAKAYTALQNMGIQPRAAFAESNQTLLTAMRKSAEATYLYVYNYMYQDTESYQGQISLDGIYTPYCVNTWSGEVDEIGNYSYQDGRTVIDIAIQPGEVMVFALNPYQSSNPVVEKQNVEKVTVKNGNTILYVPQSGKTQITYADNTTYSTEVTVPEDIQLENWNLTVESWTPGDKVTRTEDKGYGYITTEATYHTQKTNIEVGTTELLPWSKLEQVGETVSGVGNYTNTFYLPEDWDNDKQAIEFRADSFNGGTAAVWINGTQVPIDMNTGKADLSGYVTAGDNTIQVRVTSSLRNIMLELGYAEKGNWKLLGENALYPDEYGMVGNTFLKLYTKVASQDIDHPISSDVSENSPPIHDNVNSPQTGDIALTTALSIVALAGAALLFTHRKK, via the coding sequence CTGTTTACCATCACACCAGATGAAGAAACTGCTGCACAGGAATTGGGCTATCAAACAGTAGAATTAAAGGCTGGGGAACATTTTAATGGGATTCTGCCGAAAGTGAGCTTAACTCCATATGCCACAAAAATGAAACTGATAAAGGTCATTTCTGCCAAAAAAGTCAATGTTGACACCAATGGAATTACCTATTTGTCGGAAGAATCTTTAACCGATGTAACAAGCCAGGCAACACAAAATCAAGATGGAGAATGGACAATTGACTATACAACGCCTGAAGATGGTGAATATACCCTATTTGTATTCTGGCAGTATGGTACATCGCAAACAGCAGCACCTGCTGTTTCCACTGCGTTTACCATTAATTATTATTCCAAACAGGGTAGCAACGCCTTAATTAATTATTGGGATGAACATGTTTTAACCCCTGAATTTAAGGAATCCATCCAAAAAAATGGACATGTGCAAATGTATATGGATTCTTTAGAGCTGGAGCCCCATGGGGAAGATACCACAGGAAACCTCTGGTGCGAAGATTATTTAGAACAGTTCCATACCAGACGTGGATATGACCTGAGCCTTTACCTTCCTCTTCTCATTATGGAAGGCTATGCACGTATGGACAACACCAATTACATTTATGAATTGGACGGCAACAACGATACCCCTCAAAAAATACGGAATGATCAATACCAGACCAATACCGAGCTTTATTCCCAAAACTGCTTAGAAGTATTAGCAGATTGGCTACACTCTTTTGACATGACACTTCGTGCGGAGAACTCCTATGGTACATTGTTGGAAATTTCTCAGCCAATAGCTTACTTAGACCATGTAGAAACCGAATCCCTTGAATTTAACGGAGAGATTGAAAGTTTCCGCAGCCAAGCTGGTGGGGCGCATTTGTATGATAAAGTGTATTCCTCCGAAACCGCAGCAGTTACAGGTGGAAACTACTGGGATAACAATAACACCTATCGGCAACTGTTTTATACCCAATTTGCATCTGGAATTCAAAAGACAATGACACACGGTTATGCTGCTGCTTATGGTCCAGAAGAACACTGTTCCTGGCCTGGATTTGAAGGTATGTCGGATTTATTTGGAAACCGTTTTAACAAACGGCAGCCCGCTTCTACAGATTACAATGAACTTTGGGCTCATATTAACCGAATTCAAACTGTTTTACGCCAGGGTGTTCCACAGATGGATTTAGGAATTTTAAGGACGGATTATAATTTTGAGTGTTCCCTGATCCGTAGAGGATTCCGTAGTGGAGATCAATATTCCGAAGTAGTCAAAGAATACGCCAATAACGATATGAGAAACCAGACTGCATATTACTGGAAAGACCTAACATTACAAAATGCAGGGTATACTTATGATTATTTCTCTCCATATCTTTTACAAGATGAAGCGATTACCTGTAAAAATGGATTGGTTCAGGCAGATGGAGTCGCTTATCAGGCACTGTTAATCTATCAGGAAGAAATGCCGCTGGATAGCGCAAAAGTCTTACTGGATTGGGCCAAAAAAGGCATGCCGCTTGTGATTGTCACTGGTTCTACAGAAGAACGCACCCGTTATGATGTTACAAAATACAACAAAAGTGCTGCCATTACAACCGGCTCTTTGGATGGAAAAGATGGAGAGTTAGCAGAAGTTATGGCTCAGATAAAAGCTCAGCCAACCGTTGCTTGTGTTGATTCGGAAGCAAAAGCATACACAGCACTCCAGAATATGGGCATTCAACCACGCGCTGCCTTTGCAGAATCCAACCAAACCTTGTTAACCGCAATGAGAAAATCAGCAGAAGCCACCTATTTATATGTATATAATTATATGTATCAGGATACTGAAAGCTATCAAGGGCAGATTTCATTGGATGGAATTTACACCCCTTATTGTGTCAACACGTGGTCTGGGGAAGTAGATGAAATTGGAAATTATTCTTATCAGGATGGAAGGACAGTAATAGATATTGCCATCCAGCCTGGTGAAGTAATGGTGTTCGCATTAAATCCATATCAATCTTCCAACCCAGTAGTAGAAAAACAAAATGTAGAAAAAGTAACTGTAAAAAACGGAAATACCATTTTATATGTGCCTCAATCTGGAAAAACACAAATAACATATGCTGATAATACCACATATTCTACGGAAGTAACAGTACCGGAGGATATTCAGTTGGAAAATTGGAATTTAACTGTAGAATCCTGGACCCCTGGCGACAAGGTTACCCGAACAGAAGACAAAGGCTATGGCTATATTACCACAGAAGCAACTTATCATACCCAAAAAACAAATATTGAAGTGGGAACGACTGAGCTGCTTCCATGGAGTAAACTGGAACAGGTAGGTGAAACAGTATCCGGCGTAGGCAATTATACAAACACATTTTATCTGCCAGAAGACTGGGACAACGACAAACAGGCAATTGAATTTCGCGCGGATTCTTTTAATGGGGGCACTGCGGCAGTTTGGATTAACGGAACTCAAGTACCAATTGATATGAACACAGGTAAAGCAGATCTTTCGGGTTATGTAACAGCAGGTGATAATACAATTCAAGTACGGGTAACCTCCTCATTGCGGAATATTATGCTGGAATTAGGATATGCTGAAAAAGGAAACTGGAAACTTTTAGGGGAAAATGCGCTTTATCCAGATGAATACGGTATGGTAGGAAATACTTTTTTAAAATTATACACAAAGGTAGCATCACAAGATATTGATCACCCTATATCATCTGACGTTTCAGAAAATTCCCCTCCTATTCATGACAATGTAAATTCTCCTCAAACAGGAGATATTGCTCTAACAACGGCGTTGTCCATTGTTGCTTTGGCAGGAGCAGCGCTATTGTTTACCCACAGAAAAAAATAA